A genome region from Gadus chalcogrammus isolate NIFS_2021 chromosome 7, NIFS_Gcha_1.0, whole genome shotgun sequence includes the following:
- the med31 gene encoding mediator of RNA polymerase II transcription subunit 31 translates to MAGVMETEEQSRNRFQSELEFIQCLANPNYLNFLAQRGYLREKPFVNYLKYLLYWKEPDYAKFLKYPHCLHMLELLQYEHFRKELVNAQCAKFIDEQQLLHWQHYSRKRTRLQQALAEQQPTQQQQQPPAHGNAAAK, encoded by the exons ATGGCAGGCGTTATGGAGACAG AGGAACAGTCCAGGAACCGCTTCCAGTCGGAGCTGGAGTTCATCCAGTGTCTGGCTAATCCCAACTATCTCAACT TTCTTGCCCAGCGGGGATACCTGCGGGAGAAACCTTTCGTCAACTACCTGAAGTACCTGCTGTACTGGAAAGAGCCGGACTATGCAAAGTTCCTCAA GTATCCCCACTGCCTGCAcatgctggagctgctgcagtACGAGCACTTCCGCAAGGAGCTGGTGAACGCCCAGTGTGCCAAGTTCATCGACgagcagcagctgctgcacTGGCAGCATTACTCCAGGAAGCGCACGCGTCTGCAGCAGGCCCTGGCCGAGCAGCAGCccacgcagcagcagcagcaaccgcCAGCGCACGGCAACGCGGCCGCCAAGTGA
- the LOC130386430 gene encoding uncharacterized protein LOC130386430 isoform X2 translates to MLGMSKLRVAVVGAGAAGLCAARHILARPALYDPPVVYELTENVGGTWCYEERVGCYGNGHPIPSSMYKNLRTNLPKEVMMFPDFPFDEQLPSFLPHQEVQRYLERYSQSHQVTPHIQFSTVVDEVKPISLETEGAEPKTVWEVKSSDKEGSQKMERFDSVFVCSGHYSDPCLPDIPGMEHFKGTVMHSHSYRVPEPYSGQSVVVLGAGASGLDISMELAGANAQVVLSHGKPPFTFPLPPGLRQAPPLTRVNEDGTFSFQDGSGTRAQVLLLCTGYNYTFPYLRGPALGLEVRRELVSPLYRFLMPPAFPSLFIIGVCKLILPFPHFHCQVQFALRVLEGAAPLPSGPQMEEEVREHMEAQRRLGVPSKHLLRIQKEQWGYCQDLARDGGFAPIPAVTRSLYEEVWRCRNVHPQDYRKANYRLASDTQWVLKD, encoded by the exons ATGC TCGGGATGTCCAAGTTGCGGGTGGCCGTGGTGGGTGCCGGGGCCGCCGGTCTGTGCGCGGCGCGACACATCCTGGCCCGCCCGGCGCTCTACGACCCGCCGGTGGTCTACGAACTCACGGAGAACGTGGGCGGAACCTGGTGCTACGAGGAAAGGGTCGGTTGCTACGGCAACGGACATCCCATCCCCAGCAGTATGTACAAGAACCTCAG GACGAACCTTCCCAAAGAGGTCATGATGTTCCCAGACTTCCCCTTCGACGAGCAGCTCCCCAGCTTCCTCCCCCACCAGGAAGTGCAGCGGTACTTGGAGCGCTACTCCCAGAGCCACCAGGTCACACCTCACATCCAG TTTAGCACCGTGGTGGACGAGGTGAAGCCCATCAGCTTGGAgacggagggggcggagcctaaGACTGTGTGGGAGGTGAAGTCATCGGATAAGGAAGGATCCCAGAAAATGGAACGCTTTGACTCAGTTTTTGTGTGCAGTGG GCACTATTCAGACCCTTGCCTTCCAGACATCCCGGGAATGGAACACTTTAAAG GCACAGTGATGCACAGCCACTCCTACAGGGTTCCAGAGCCGTACTCGGGTCAGTCTGTAGTGGTTCTGGGAGCCGGAGCATCTGGTCTGGACATCTCCATGGAGCTGGCCGGGGCCAACGCGCAG gTGGTTCTGAGTCACGGGAAACCGCCGTTTACCTTCCCCCTGCCCCCTGGGCTTCGACaggccccccccctcaccagggTCAACGAAGACGGAACCTTTTCTTTCCAG GACGGCTCCGGCACCAGGGCCCAGGTGCTGCTGCTCTGCACCGGCTACAACTACACCTTCCCCTACCTGCGGGGGCCGGCGCTGGGCCTGGAGGTCCGGCGGGAGCTGGTGAGCCCCCTGTATCGCTTCCTCATGCCCCCGGCCTTCCCCTCGCTCTTCATCATCGGCGTCTGCAAGCTCATCCTGCCCTTCCCCCACTTCCACTGCCAG gtccAGTTCGCCCTGCGGGTCCTGGAGGGGGCCGCCCCGCTGCCGTCGGGCCcccagatggaggaggaggtgcgggAGCACATGGAGGCCCAGCGGCGCCTGGGGGTGCCCAGCAAGCACCTCCTGCGGATCCAGAAGGAGCAGTGGGGGTACTGCCAGGACCTGGCCCGGGACGGGGGGTTCGCCCCCATCCCGGCCGTCACCCGCAGCCTCTacgaggaggtgtggaggtgcAGGAACGTGCACCCGCAGGACTACCGCAAGGCCAACTACCGGCTGGCCAGTGACACCCAGTGGGTGCTGAaagactga
- the LOC130386430 gene encoding uncharacterized protein LOC130386430 isoform X1 gives MSSELETGDNSDVYSVGMSKLRVAVVGAGAAGLCAARHILARPALYDPPVVYELTENVGGTWCYEERVGCYGNGHPIPSSMYKNLRTNLPKEVMMFPDFPFDEQLPSFLPHQEVQRYLERYSQSHQVTPHIQFSTVVDEVKPISLETEGAEPKTVWEVKSSDKEGSQKMERFDSVFVCSGHYSDPCLPDIPGMEHFKGTVMHSHSYRVPEPYSGQSVVVLGAGASGLDISMELAGANAQVVLSHGKPPFTFPLPPGLRQAPPLTRVNEDGTFSFQDGSGTRAQVLLLCTGYNYTFPYLRGPALGLEVRRELVSPLYRFLMPPAFPSLFIIGVCKLILPFPHFHCQVQFALRVLEGAAPLPSGPQMEEEVREHMEAQRRLGVPSKHLLRIQKEQWGYCQDLARDGGFAPIPAVTRSLYEEVWRCRNVHPQDYRKANYRLASDTQWVLKD, from the exons ATGTCCTCTGAACTTGAAACGGGTGACAACTCTGACGTCTATTCAG TCGGGATGTCCAAGTTGCGGGTGGCCGTGGTGGGTGCCGGGGCCGCCGGTCTGTGCGCGGCGCGACACATCCTGGCCCGCCCGGCGCTCTACGACCCGCCGGTGGTCTACGAACTCACGGAGAACGTGGGCGGAACCTGGTGCTACGAGGAAAGGGTCGGTTGCTACGGCAACGGACATCCCATCCCCAGCAGTATGTACAAGAACCTCAG GACGAACCTTCCCAAAGAGGTCATGATGTTCCCAGACTTCCCCTTCGACGAGCAGCTCCCCAGCTTCCTCCCCCACCAGGAAGTGCAGCGGTACTTGGAGCGCTACTCCCAGAGCCACCAGGTCACACCTCACATCCAG TTTAGCACCGTGGTGGACGAGGTGAAGCCCATCAGCTTGGAgacggagggggcggagcctaaGACTGTGTGGGAGGTGAAGTCATCGGATAAGGAAGGATCCCAGAAAATGGAACGCTTTGACTCAGTTTTTGTGTGCAGTGG GCACTATTCAGACCCTTGCCTTCCAGACATCCCGGGAATGGAACACTTTAAAG GCACAGTGATGCACAGCCACTCCTACAGGGTTCCAGAGCCGTACTCGGGTCAGTCTGTAGTGGTTCTGGGAGCCGGAGCATCTGGTCTGGACATCTCCATGGAGCTGGCCGGGGCCAACGCGCAG gTGGTTCTGAGTCACGGGAAACCGCCGTTTACCTTCCCCCTGCCCCCTGGGCTTCGACaggccccccccctcaccagggTCAACGAAGACGGAACCTTTTCTTTCCAG GACGGCTCCGGCACCAGGGCCCAGGTGCTGCTGCTCTGCACCGGCTACAACTACACCTTCCCCTACCTGCGGGGGCCGGCGCTGGGCCTGGAGGTCCGGCGGGAGCTGGTGAGCCCCCTGTATCGCTTCCTCATGCCCCCGGCCTTCCCCTCGCTCTTCATCATCGGCGTCTGCAAGCTCATCCTGCCCTTCCCCCACTTCCACTGCCAG gtccAGTTCGCCCTGCGGGTCCTGGAGGGGGCCGCCCCGCTGCCGTCGGGCCcccagatggaggaggaggtgcgggAGCACATGGAGGCCCAGCGGCGCCTGGGGGTGCCCAGCAAGCACCTCCTGCGGATCCAGAAGGAGCAGTGGGGGTACTGCCAGGACCTGGCCCGGGACGGGGGGTTCGCCCCCATCCCGGCCGTCACCCGCAGCCTCTacgaggaggtgtggaggtgcAGGAACGTGCACCCGCAGGACTACCGCAAGGCCAACTACCGGCTGGCCAGTGACACCCAGTGGGTGCTGAaagactga
- the LOC130386430 gene encoding uncharacterized protein LOC130386430 isoform X3 encodes MSKLRVAVVGAGAAGLCAARHILARPALYDPPVVYELTENVGGTWCYEERVGCYGNGHPIPSSMYKNLRTNLPKEVMMFPDFPFDEQLPSFLPHQEVQRYLERYSQSHQVTPHIQFSTVVDEVKPISLETEGAEPKTVWEVKSSDKEGSQKMERFDSVFVCSGHYSDPCLPDIPGMEHFKGTVMHSHSYRVPEPYSGQSVVVLGAGASGLDISMELAGANAQVVLSHGKPPFTFPLPPGLRQAPPLTRVNEDGTFSFQDGSGTRAQVLLLCTGYNYTFPYLRGPALGLEVRRELVSPLYRFLMPPAFPSLFIIGVCKLILPFPHFHCQVQFALRVLEGAAPLPSGPQMEEEVREHMEAQRRLGVPSKHLLRIQKEQWGYCQDLARDGGFAPIPAVTRSLYEEVWRCRNVHPQDYRKANYRLASDTQWVLKD; translated from the exons ATGTCCAAGTTGCGGGTGGCCGTGGTGGGTGCCGGGGCCGCCGGTCTGTGCGCGGCGCGACACATCCTGGCCCGCCCGGCGCTCTACGACCCGCCGGTGGTCTACGAACTCACGGAGAACGTGGGCGGAACCTGGTGCTACGAGGAAAGGGTCGGTTGCTACGGCAACGGACATCCCATCCCCAGCAGTATGTACAAGAACCTCAG GACGAACCTTCCCAAAGAGGTCATGATGTTCCCAGACTTCCCCTTCGACGAGCAGCTCCCCAGCTTCCTCCCCCACCAGGAAGTGCAGCGGTACTTGGAGCGCTACTCCCAGAGCCACCAGGTCACACCTCACATCCAG TTTAGCACCGTGGTGGACGAGGTGAAGCCCATCAGCTTGGAgacggagggggcggagcctaaGACTGTGTGGGAGGTGAAGTCATCGGATAAGGAAGGATCCCAGAAAATGGAACGCTTTGACTCAGTTTTTGTGTGCAGTGG GCACTATTCAGACCCTTGCCTTCCAGACATCCCGGGAATGGAACACTTTAAAG GCACAGTGATGCACAGCCACTCCTACAGGGTTCCAGAGCCGTACTCGGGTCAGTCTGTAGTGGTTCTGGGAGCCGGAGCATCTGGTCTGGACATCTCCATGGAGCTGGCCGGGGCCAACGCGCAG gTGGTTCTGAGTCACGGGAAACCGCCGTTTACCTTCCCCCTGCCCCCTGGGCTTCGACaggccccccccctcaccagggTCAACGAAGACGGAACCTTTTCTTTCCAG GACGGCTCCGGCACCAGGGCCCAGGTGCTGCTGCTCTGCACCGGCTACAACTACACCTTCCCCTACCTGCGGGGGCCGGCGCTGGGCCTGGAGGTCCGGCGGGAGCTGGTGAGCCCCCTGTATCGCTTCCTCATGCCCCCGGCCTTCCCCTCGCTCTTCATCATCGGCGTCTGCAAGCTCATCCTGCCCTTCCCCCACTTCCACTGCCAG gtccAGTTCGCCCTGCGGGTCCTGGAGGGGGCCGCCCCGCTGCCGTCGGGCCcccagatggaggaggaggtgcgggAGCACATGGAGGCCCAGCGGCGCCTGGGGGTGCCCAGCAAGCACCTCCTGCGGATCCAGAAGGAGCAGTGGGGGTACTGCCAGGACCTGGCCCGGGACGGGGGGTTCGCCCCCATCCCGGCCGTCACCCGCAGCCTCTacgaggaggtgtggaggtgcAGGAACGTGCACCCGCAGGACTACCGCAAGGCCAACTACCGGCTGGCCAGTGACACCCAGTGGGTGCTGAaagactga
- the LOC130386094 gene encoding P2Y purinoceptor 4 has translation MGMIRASNITATPYPSSSTASSPTSSSSSSPTSAAACSIDESYKYVFLPVCYSLTFLFSVTLNSVVLLRSCRHHGGCRRRGNGGGNGGGGGGGRRWNTSLIYMVNLATTDLMYGLSLPFLVASYMLHDHWVFGDFMCRLVRFLFYFNLYCSIFFLTCISVHRYLGICHPMRTITLESKRAVKSTCVLVWLVVFILTCPIFRFAQTGFVARSDVPGGAGGALGNATGLPEGYINCWDDAIDEEFSDYVPYGMVLHLLGFFVPFSIIAWCYSQVVRTIFRTLRSPPSSVGGYEDGVVSGDGGLGSSGARERTSVSISGSQHSHYIRRRRKSIKTIVTITLLFALCFLPFHVTRTLFLLLRRGQAGSCNAMKAVSICYKVTRPLASCNAWLNALLYFLTGDKGPPCCSAQGPSRPHPDRRNGALWWPLKILKKEGAAGEEEPQGEERGERRERREREEREMRLENESKSSRVIF, from the exons ATGGGGATGATCAGAGCCTCCAACATCACTGCAACGCcgtacccctcctcctccaccgcctcctcccccacctcctcctcctcctcctctcccacctccgccgccgccTGCAGCATCGACGAGTCCTACAAATACGTCTTCCTCCCCGTCTGCTACTCGCTCACCTTCCTCTTCAGCGTGACGCTCAACTCGGTGGTGCTGCTGCGCTCCTGCCGGCACCACGGGGGCTGCCGTCGCCGCGGCAACGGCGGCggcaacggcggcggcggcggaggcgggcgGCGCTGGAACACCTCCCTGATCTACATGGTGAACCTGGCCACCACCGACCTGATGTACGGCCTGTCGCTGCCCTTCCTGGTGGCCAGCTACATGCTGCACGACCACTGGGTGTTTGGGGACTTCATGTGCCGTCTGGTGCGCTTCCTGTTCTACTTCAACCTCTACTGCTCCATCTTCTTCCTCACCTGCATCTCCGTACACAg GTACCTGGGCATCTGCCACCCCATGAGGACCATTACCCTGGAGAGCAAAAGGGCCGTGAAGAGCACCTGTGTGCTGGTGTGGCTGGTGGTGTTCATCCTCACCTGCCCCATCTTCCGCTTCGCCCAGACGGGCTTCGTCGCCCGGTCGGACGTCCCGGGCGGGGCGGGCGGGGCCTTGGGCAACGCCACCGGGCTCCCGGAGGGCTACATCAACTGCTGGGACGACGCCATCGACGAGGAGTTCTCCGACTACGTCCCGTACGGCATGGTGCTCCACCTGCTGGGCTTCTTCGTGCCCTTCAGCATCATCGCGTGGTGCTACTCCCAGGTGGTGCGCACCATCTTCCGGACGCTGCGCTCGCCGCCCAGCTCCGTGGGGGGTTACGAGGACGGGGTGGTGTCGGGGGACGGCGGGCTGGGCTCCAGCGGCGCCCGGGAGCGCACCTCGGTGTCCATCTCGGGCTCCCAGCACTCCCACTACATCCGGCGGCGGCGCAAGTCCATCAAGACCATCGTGACCATCACGCTGCTGTTCGCGCTCTGCTTCCTGCCGTTCCACGTGACGCGGACGCTGTTCCTGCTGCTGCGGCGCGGCCAGGCGGGCAGCTGCAACGCCATGAAGGCCGTGTCCATCTGCTACAAGGTGACGCGCCCGCTGGCCTCCTGCAACGCCTGGCTCAACGCCCTGCTCTACTTCCTGACGGGGGACAAGGGCCCCCCGTGCTGCTCGGCCCAGGGGCCCTCGCGGCCGCACCCCGACCGGCGCAACGGGGCCCTCTGGTGGCCCCTGAAGATCCTGAAGAAGGAGGGGGCggccggggaggaggagccgcagggggaggagaggggggagaggagggagaggagggagagggaggagagagagatgaggttgGAGAACGAGTCCAAGTCTTCCAGGGTTATCTTCTAA